One region of Sphingomonas kaistensis genomic DNA includes:
- a CDS encoding META domain-containing protein — protein sequence MRQLSPGPAALSAALILLGGCATTGPIGGPGIDPLLARGEQPGWQLTVTPARIVYATNDNSVVVDEPNTGGTVPKNGRLAGQRIQVETRTQPCALTSGNYAQTVRVTVDGQLRTGCGGDQSRGLSLGAGTWTVLSVNGRPTPLDRPFTAQFDRGRLSLQLGCNRLNAPYALAGRVLSAGTVAKTRMACADPSFEEAGEKALALPFDVEPIGNDQLVLRNPLGTLNLARTRS from the coding sequence ATGAGACAGCTCAGCCCTGGCCCCGCCGCCCTTTCCGCCGCGCTTATCCTGCTTGGCGGATGCGCTACGACCGGCCCGATCGGCGGACCGGGCATCGACCCCTTGCTGGCGCGGGGTGAGCAGCCGGGCTGGCAGCTGACGGTGACGCCGGCGCGGATCGTCTATGCCACCAACGACAATAGCGTCGTGGTGGACGAGCCCAACACCGGCGGGACGGTGCCCAAGAACGGCCGCCTTGCCGGACAGCGCATCCAGGTCGAAACCAGGACCCAGCCGTGCGCGCTCACCTCGGGCAATTATGCGCAGACGGTGCGGGTGACGGTCGACGGGCAGCTCCGCACCGGGTGCGGCGGCGACCAGTCGCGCGGGCTGAGCCTTGGCGCTGGGACCTGGACCGTGCTGTCGGTGAACGGTCGCCCGACCCCGCTCGACCGGCCCTTCACCGCGCAGTTCGACCGCGGGCGGCTGAGCCTGCAGCTTGGCTGCAACCGGCTGAACGCGCCTTATGCGCTGGCCGGACGGGTGCTGAGCGCGGGCACGGTGGCCAAGACCCGGATGGCCTGCGCCGACCCGAGCTTCGAGGAAGCGGGGGAAAAGGCGCTTGCGCTGCCGTTCGACGTCGAGCCGATCGGAAACGACCAGCTGGTGCTGCGCAACCCGCTCGGCACGCTCAACCTGGCGCGCACCCGCAGCTGA
- a CDS encoding DUF2256 domain-containing protein, with product MPRMRKKADLPTKTCVSCGLPFAWRKKWERDWDQVKFCSDRCRSAGAKQA from the coding sequence ATGCCGCGGATGCGCAAGAAAGCCGACCTGCCGACAAAGACCTGCGTGTCGTGCGGGCTGCCGTTCGCGTGGCGCAAGAAGTGGGAACGGGACTGGGATCAGGTGAAATTTTGTTCGGACCGGTGCCGCTCGGCGGGAGCGAAGCAGGCGTGA
- a CDS encoding DUF2721 domain-containing protein, producing the protein MAPVFLLAGIGAFLNTLTGRLARIVDRGRAIEPRLLESIGPEHERLVSEINTVDRRMRLMSSAITSTVASAVLVCTVVVLLFAAALVDLHAGNAIALLFIGAMVTLAAGFFIFLIETRIAARAIRVRPALLTHEVDEATGDEG; encoded by the coding sequence GTGGCGCCAGTATTCCTGCTGGCGGGGATCGGCGCGTTCCTCAACACGCTGACCGGGCGGCTGGCGCGGATCGTCGACCGTGGCCGCGCGATCGAGCCACGGCTGCTGGAAAGCATCGGTCCCGAACATGAACGGTTGGTCAGCGAGATCAACACGGTCGACCGGCGGATGCGGCTGATGAGCAGCGCCATCACCTCCACCGTGGCGAGCGCGGTACTGGTCTGCACCGTGGTGGTGCTGCTGTTCGCCGCGGCGCTGGTTGACCTCCACGCCGGAAACGCCATCGCTTTGCTGTTCATCGGCGCGATGGTGACGCTGGCCGCGGGCTTCTTCATCTTCCTGATCGAGACCCGGATCGCGGCGCGGGCGATCCGCGTGCGCCCGGCGCTGCTCACCCACGAAGTCGACGAGGCGACCGGCGACGAAGGCTAG
- the glpX gene encoding class II fructose-bisphosphatase, with protein MIQASNILDRVLVLEMVRVTEAAAIAASTLIGRGDEKAADAAAVQAMRAALNELPMDGTVVIGEGERDEAPMLYIGEKVGSEQGTGPKIDIALDPLEGTTITAKAGPNALAVLAIAEAGCLLNAPDVYMEKLAIGPGYAPGLVSLERSATENVTALAKAKGVSPNEIIACVLDRPRHAKVIAELRSLGCGIMLIPDGDVAGVIATTNPDTTVDIYMGSGGAPEGVLAAAALRCVGGQIEGKLLFRNDDERGRARRWGIEDLDRIYRLEDMAKGDCIFAATGVTDGSLLKGVKRRRDFITTESIVMRASSGTVRRIAGEHRKTSA; from the coding sequence GTGATCCAGGCATCCAATATTCTCGACCGCGTCCTCGTCCTCGAGATGGTGCGAGTGACCGAGGCGGCTGCGATCGCCGCTTCGACCCTGATCGGGCGCGGCGATGAAAAGGCGGCCGACGCGGCGGCGGTGCAGGCGATGCGCGCGGCGCTGAACGAGCTTCCGATGGACGGCACGGTGGTGATCGGCGAAGGCGAGCGCGACGAGGCGCCGATGCTGTATATCGGCGAAAAGGTCGGCTCCGAGCAGGGCACCGGCCCCAAGATCGACATTGCTCTCGACCCCCTCGAAGGCACCACCATCACCGCCAAGGCCGGGCCGAATGCGCTGGCGGTGCTTGCGATCGCCGAAGCGGGATGCCTGCTCAACGCGCCCGACGTCTACATGGAGAAGCTGGCGATCGGGCCGGGCTATGCGCCGGGGCTGGTCAGCCTGGAGCGTTCCGCCACCGAGAACGTCACCGCGCTGGCCAAGGCCAAGGGCGTGTCGCCGAACGAGATCATCGCCTGCGTGCTGGATCGTCCGCGCCACGCGAAGGTGATCGCCGAACTGCGCAGCCTCGGCTGCGGCATCATGCTGATCCCCGACGGCGACGTGGCGGGCGTCATCGCCACCACCAACCCCGACACCACGGTCGACATTTACATGGGCTCGGGCGGAGCGCCGGAAGGCGTGTTGGCGGCCGCTGCGCTGCGCTGCGTCGGCGGTCAGATCGAGGGCAAGCTGCTGTTCCGCAACGACGACGAGCGTGGCCGCGCGCGCCGCTGGGGGATCGAGGATCTCGACCGGATCTACCGGCTCGAGGACATGGCCAAGGGCGACTGCATCTTCGCCGCGACCGGGGTCACCGACGGGTCGCTGCTGAAGGGCGTCAAGCGCCGCCGCGATTTCATCACCACCGAGAGCATCGTCATGCGCGCGTCGAGCGGAACGGTGCGACGGATCGCGGGCGAGCATCGCAAGACCAGCGCTTGA
- a CDS encoding PH domain-containing protein — protein MTVGIGEIEDGIVAAEAVAPVRPGGVMPVERSYVQVIRARTLLAWLPVVIGAVVLDRLVLADTAVGGLLLVAIPLLALLTAVTAPPRIWARLGYALEPAMLRVVRGWLFHTDTLVPLVRVQHLDVARGPLDKMFGTATLAIHTAGTHNSIVSLPGLSPDRAAELAAVIRTHIKADLD, from the coding sequence ATGACAGTTGGCATCGGTGAGATTGAGGACGGGATCGTAGCGGCGGAGGCGGTAGCCCCCGTCCGGCCCGGCGGGGTCATGCCCGTTGAGCGTTCTTACGTGCAGGTGATCCGCGCCCGCACCCTCCTCGCCTGGCTGCCGGTCGTGATCGGCGCGGTGGTGCTGGACCGGCTGGTGCTTGCAGACACCGCAGTCGGCGGGCTGCTGCTGGTGGCAATCCCGCTGCTGGCGCTGCTGACCGCCGTCACCGCTCCCCCCCGGATATGGGCGCGGCTCGGCTATGCGCTGGAGCCGGCGATGCTGCGGGTGGTGCGCGGATGGCTGTTCCACACCGATACGCTGGTGCCGCTGGTGCGGGTCCAGCATCTCGACGTTGCTCGCGGGCCGCTCGACAAGATGTTCGGCACCGCCACCCTCGCCATCCACACCGCCGGTACCCACAACAGCATCGTCAGCCTGCCCGGACTGTCGCCGGACCGCGCTGCCGAGCTGGCGGCGGTGATCCGCACCCACATCAAGGCGGACCTCGACTGA
- a CDS encoding PH domain-containing protein, with product MSELALTADQAPPERLHPLALLGGLGRAARNFIGGIAAGGYFAFQGRTSLALIVLGALCVIGPAALFLHWRRFSFRVGSDAIRIDSGILSRNQRTIPFDRVADVSIAQGPLQRLFGIARVTLETGGSGAGKEEGVLDGIALHRAEALREHVRTMRLGASGAAVGEPAAVVIERDEDPPLFAMDLRRLLTLGMFNFSLAIFAGLFGASQTVGDALNIDPFERTFWTPILSQYGLGDWLLAHRIGLAVAGVAVLVLAGLATGIVRTVLRDYGFRLDRTGNGFRRRRGLLTRTDVSLPARRIQAGLIATGPLRNRFGWRAFKVLSLAGEGGQPGKEGRDDHVLAPLATEDEVAGIAAAIGLAIPDEATPWRPVSRGHLTSFVAVVGALMLLGAVAGLLFLAALNAPAEAYVAPPLLALAGVAGLGLLRWFEWRHTAYALEAGRLLIRTGWWSRRTLLVPLRNVQSVTLRESSLSRRFGIASLAVDVAGGRSGGQIVPSLPRDQASLLHRELLSAQP from the coding sequence GTGAGCGAGCTTGCGCTGACCGCCGACCAGGCCCCGCCCGAGCGGCTGCACCCGCTTGCCCTGCTGGGCGGACTGGGGCGCGCCGCGCGCAACTTCATCGGCGGCATCGCGGCGGGCGGCTATTTCGCCTTCCAGGGCCGGACCTCGCTGGCGCTGATCGTGCTTGGCGCCCTGTGCGTGATTGGCCCGGCCGCGCTCTTCCTGCACTGGCGGCGCTTCTCCTTCCGGGTCGGAAGCGACGCCATTCGCATCGACAGCGGCATCCTCAGCCGCAACCAGCGCACCATCCCGTTCGACCGGGTCGCCGACGTCAGCATCGCGCAGGGGCCGCTGCAACGGCTGTTCGGGATCGCCCGGGTCACGCTGGAGACCGGAGGGTCGGGCGCCGGCAAGGAGGAAGGGGTGCTGGACGGCATCGCCCTCCACCGCGCCGAGGCGCTGCGCGAGCATGTCCGGACCATGCGGCTGGGGGCGAGCGGCGCCGCGGTCGGCGAGCCGGCGGCCGTGGTGATCGAGCGCGACGAGGACCCTCCCCTGTTCGCGATGGACTTGCGGCGTCTGCTGACGCTGGGGATGTTCAACTTCAGCCTGGCAATCTTCGCGGGCCTGTTCGGTGCCAGCCAGACGGTCGGCGACGCGCTCAACATCGATCCGTTCGAGCGCACGTTCTGGACCCCGATCCTCAGCCAGTACGGGCTCGGCGACTGGCTTCTCGCCCACCGCATCGGCCTTGCGGTCGCAGGGGTCGCGGTGCTGGTCCTGGCGGGACTGGCGACCGGGATCGTACGGACTGTCCTGCGCGACTATGGCTTCCGGCTCGACCGTACCGGCAACGGCTTCCGCCGCCGCCGAGGCCTCCTCACCAGGACCGACGTCTCCCTTCCGGCACGGCGCATCCAGGCGGGTCTGATCGCCACCGGGCCGCTTCGCAATCGCTTCGGCTGGCGTGCGTTCAAGGTGCTGAGCCTGGCCGGCGAGGGCGGGCAGCCCGGCAAGGAGGGTCGCGACGATCATGTCCTGGCGCCGCTTGCGACCGAGGACGAAGTCGCCGGGATCGCAGCGGCCATCGGCCTTGCCATTCCGGACGAGGCGACCCCCTGGCGGCCAGTGTCGCGCGGTCACCTTACCAGTTTCGTGGCGGTGGTCGGGGCGCTGATGCTGCTGGGCGCGGTGGCCGGGCTGCTGTTCCTCGCCGCCCTCAATGCCCCCGCAGAGGCCTATGTCGCGCCGCCGCTGCTTGCCCTCGCCGGGGTCGCCGGGCTCGGGCTGCTGCGCTGGTTCGAGTGGCGCCACACCGCTTACGCGCTGGAGGCCGGGCGCCTGCTGATCCGTACCGGCTGGTGGAGCCGCCGCACCCTCCTCGTCCCGCTCCGCAACGTCCAGAGCGTGACACTGCGGGAAAGCAGCCTGTCGCGGCGGTTCGGAATCGCCAGCCTGGCGGTAGATGTCGCGGGCGGGCGATCGGGCGGACAGATCGTCCCCTCCCTGCCGCGAGATCAGGCGAGTCTTCTGCACCGGGAACTGCTATCGGCGCAGCCATGA
- the recJ gene encoding single-stranded-DNA-specific exonuclease RecJ codes for MNALGVTQSLSGQAWRWRRPQSEEKLGTALLDELLLGRGVSPHELDRYRNPTLRDLLPDPSHFRDMDAAAERVADAVLRGETVAIFGDYDVDGATSSALLVLLLRQLGVEALVHIPDRQAEGYGPNLPALLALKARGASLIVTVDCGAQAFESLAGAREAGLDVVVVDHHQCAAALPLCHALVNPNRLDEGETGMSHGHVAAVGMAFLLGVALVRTLRGKGFFAARPEPRVIELLDLVALGTVADVAKLHGLNRAFVTQGLKVMAGGRNLGLSALAEAARLKGPPTCRDLGFALGPRINAGGRVGRADLGVRLLTTTDPEEARAIAQELDRLNEERRGIEQVVLDEALAQALAMEGDPVVTVAAEGWHPGVIGIVAGRIKERVGKPSFVVAVGEDGIGKGSGRSITGVDLGAAVLAAKDEGFAIGGGGHAMAAGVTLAPGGVGAFRDYLGQRLADDVAKATANRALILDTMCAPRGIAGGLCDSLDQAGPYGVGWPQPRVAAGEARLIRVGVVGNGHVRGIACGADGASFKWIAFRAADTPLGQALLAMPGDRKLWLAGTVHRDSWNGGEAAELHLEDAALA; via the coding sequence ATGAACGCGCTTGGAGTTACGCAGTCGCTGTCGGGACAGGCCTGGCGCTGGCGGCGGCCACAGTCGGAAGAGAAACTCGGCACCGCTCTTCTCGACGAGCTGCTGCTCGGCCGCGGGGTGAGCCCGCACGAGCTCGATCGCTATCGCAATCCGACGCTGCGCGACCTGCTGCCCGATCCCAGCCATTTCCGCGACATGGACGCCGCGGCCGAGCGGGTCGCCGACGCGGTGCTGCGCGGAGAGACGGTCGCGATCTTCGGCGATTACGACGTCGATGGGGCGACCAGCAGCGCGCTCCTGGTACTGCTGCTGCGCCAGCTAGGCGTGGAGGCGCTGGTCCATATCCCCGACCGCCAGGCCGAGGGCTATGGCCCCAACCTGCCGGCGCTGCTGGCCCTCAAGGCGCGCGGGGCGAGCCTGATCGTGACGGTGGACTGCGGCGCGCAGGCGTTCGAGTCGCTGGCCGGGGCGCGCGAGGCCGGACTCGACGTGGTGGTAGTCGACCATCACCAATGCGCGGCCGCGCTTCCGCTGTGCCACGCGCTGGTCAATCCCAATCGGCTGGACGAAGGCGAGACGGGGATGAGCCACGGCCACGTCGCAGCGGTCGGCATGGCCTTCCTGCTCGGCGTCGCGCTGGTCCGGACGCTGCGCGGCAAGGGCTTTTTCGCCGCCCGGCCCGAGCCGCGGGTGATCGAATTGCTCGACCTCGTCGCGCTGGGCACCGTCGCCGACGTCGCGAAGCTGCACGGGCTCAATCGCGCATTCGTGACACAGGGGCTGAAGGTGATGGCCGGCGGCCGCAACCTCGGCCTCTCCGCATTGGCCGAGGCCGCGCGGTTGAAGGGGCCGCCGACCTGCCGCGACCTCGGCTTTGCGCTTGGGCCGCGGATCAACGCCGGCGGGCGGGTCGGACGCGCCGACCTTGGCGTGCGGCTGCTGACCACCACCGACCCCGAGGAAGCCCGCGCCATTGCGCAGGAGCTCGACCGCCTGAACGAGGAACGGCGCGGGATCGAGCAGGTCGTGCTCGACGAGGCGCTGGCCCAGGCACTGGCGATGGAGGGAGACCCGGTCGTCACGGTCGCCGCCGAGGGCTGGCACCCGGGGGTGATCGGGATCGTCGCAGGGCGGATCAAGGAACGGGTCGGCAAACCGTCGTTCGTTGTTGCGGTCGGCGAGGACGGGATCGGCAAGGGTTCCGGCCGCTCGATCACCGGCGTGGATCTTGGCGCAGCAGTGCTCGCGGCGAAGGACGAGGGATTTGCGATTGGCGGCGGTGGGCATGCGATGGCGGCGGGGGTCACCCTGGCGCCGGGCGGCGTCGGCGCCTTCCGCGACTATCTTGGCCAGCGGCTGGCGGACGACGTCGCAAAGGCCACCGCCAACCGCGCGCTGATCCTCGACACCATGTGCGCGCCGCGCGGGATCGCCGGCGGGCTATGCGATTCGCTCGACCAGGCCGGGCCCTATGGCGTCGGCTGGCCGCAGCCGCGGGTGGCGGCGGGTGAGGCCCGCCTGATCCGGGTCGGAGTGGTCGGCAACGGCCATGTCCGCGGGATCGCCTGCGGGGCCGACGGGGCGAGCTTCAAGTGGATCGCCTTTCGCGCCGCCGACACGCCGCTCGGGCAGGCCCTACTGGCGATGCCGGGCGACCGGAAACTGTGGCTCGCCGGCACCGTCCATCGCGATAGCTGGAACGGCGGCGAGGCGGCCGAGCTGCACCTCGAGGATGCGGCGCTGGCCTGA
- a CDS encoding PEPxxWA-CTERM sorting domain-containing protein: MKKLTTLAAASALAVAVATPASAAITVQAGAGFVQPSENVLANTTMTGTTVMGSTNQTSTAVSVTSNESITTSSSNGQSRFVAADGSALDQATISLTGGGTFTSAEFNLFNAAADTSSVTIFVNGIAQTFSLANGQNFFGFSATGGDLITSIAFDTNGSGVADLRQVRLGGVAAAVPEPGTWALMLFGFGAVGVSMRRRRRTHLPQFA; this comes from the coding sequence ATGAAGAAACTAACGACCCTTGCGGCCGCGTCGGCACTTGCCGTGGCCGTGGCCACCCCGGCTTCGGCCGCCATCACGGTTCAGGCCGGCGCCGGCTTCGTGCAGCCGTCCGAGAATGTTCTCGCCAACACCACCATGACCGGCACCACCGTCATGGGCAGCACCAACCAGACCAGCACCGCGGTCAGCGTGACCTCGAACGAGTCGATCACGACCAGTTCGTCCAACGGCCAGTCGCGCTTCGTCGCAGCTGACGGGTCGGCGCTCGATCAGGCGACCATCTCGCTCACCGGTGGCGGCACGTTCACTTCGGCTGAGTTCAATCTCTTCAATGCCGCGGCCGATACCAGCTCGGTGACGATCTTCGTCAACGGCATTGCCCAGACCTTCAGCCTCGCCAACGGCCAGAATTTCTTCGGCTTCTCGGCCACCGGCGGTGACCTCATCACATCGATCGCGTTCGACACCAACGGAAGCGGCGTCGCCGATCTTCGTCAGGTCCGCCTCGGCGGTGTCGCCGCCGCGGTTCCGGAGCCCGGCACCTGGGCGCTGATGCTGTTCGGCTTCGGTGCCGTGGGCGTTTCGATGCGCCGCCGCCGCCGCACCCACCTGCCCCAGTTCGCCTGA
- a CDS encoding mannose-1-phosphate guanylyltransferase/mannose-6-phosphate isomerase, which translates to MTDSEQSRAAAMPASIRPVILCGGAGTRLWPLSRAQFPKQLASFDGGPSLLQNTVARASGSLFSPPLLITAEDQRFLVRDQVEDGGAQPECIILEQQGRNTAPALAVAAQWLADHRPGEVMLVLPSDHVIDDVPAFHAAIAQALPQVARGKIVTFGVRPTSPHTGYGYIRVDPEALSSGPVVDVAEFVEKPSLDKAEAYVASGAYFWNAGIFLFRAEDFLTEIAQHAPGIAAWAAAAVSGGGADGAFFRPAEDNDAAPIQPISVDYAVMERSRRVAVVPVDMGWSDLGSWNEIWSRSDHDGHGNALQGSALAVDTAGSLVIAGGDTTVATLGLKDVVVVAVDGAVLVSARDRVQDVGAVVKALKETGDSNADLGSVVHRPWGSYQTTDRDARFQTKRIIVRPGGKLSSQLHHHRSEHWVVVTGTAEVTVGERTFLLHENESTYISAGTVHRLANPGKVPLHLVEVQCGTYLGEDDIVRFDDVYGRADQG; encoded by the coding sequence ATGACCGACAGCGAACAGTCCCGCGCCGCCGCGATGCCGGCCTCCATCCGACCGGTGATCCTGTGTGGTGGCGCCGGCACCCGGCTGTGGCCGCTCAGCCGTGCGCAATTCCCCAAGCAGCTCGCCAGCTTCGACGGCGGCCCCTCGCTGCTGCAGAACACGGTGGCGCGCGCGTCGGGATCTTTGTTTTCGCCGCCGCTGCTGATCACTGCCGAGGATCAGCGCTTCCTGGTGCGCGACCAGGTCGAGGATGGCGGGGCCCAGCCCGAATGCATCATCCTCGAGCAGCAGGGCCGCAACACCGCCCCCGCGCTGGCCGTCGCCGCCCAGTGGCTGGCCGACCATCGCCCCGGCGAGGTCATGCTGGTGCTTCCGTCCGACCATGTGATCGACGACGTCCCGGCCTTTCACGCGGCCATCGCCCAAGCGCTTCCGCAGGTCGCGCGCGGCAAGATCGTCACCTTCGGCGTTCGCCCGACCTCGCCCCACACCGGCTACGGCTACATCCGGGTCGATCCGGAGGCACTGAGCAGCGGCCCGGTCGTCGACGTCGCCGAATTCGTGGAGAAGCCCTCGCTGGACAAGGCAGAGGCCTATGTCGCCTCGGGCGCCTACTTCTGGAACGCGGGCATCTTCCTGTTCCGGGCCGAGGATTTCCTGACCGAGATCGCCCAGCATGCCCCCGGCATCGCGGCCTGGGCCGCTGCAGCAGTTTCCGGCGGTGGCGCGGACGGGGCCTTCTTCCGGCCCGCGGAGGACAATGACGCGGCGCCGATCCAGCCCATCTCAGTCGACTATGCGGTGATGGAACGCTCGCGCCGGGTGGCGGTGGTGCCGGTCGACATGGGCTGGTCAGATCTCGGATCCTGGAACGAGATCTGGAGCCGGTCGGACCATGACGGCCACGGCAATGCACTGCAGGGAAGTGCGCTTGCCGTCGACACCGCCGGCTCGCTGGTCATCGCCGGCGGGGACACCACCGTCGCCACCCTCGGCCTCAAGGATGTGGTGGTGGTCGCGGTCGACGGCGCCGTTCTGGTCAGCGCCCGCGACCGGGTCCAGGACGTCGGCGCGGTGGTCAAGGCGCTCAAGGAAACCGGCGATTCCAATGCCGACCTCGGAAGCGTGGTCCATCGTCCGTGGGGCTCCTATCAGACCACCGATCGCGATGCCCGGTTCCAGACCAAGCGCATCATCGTCCGCCCCGGCGGCAAGCTGTCCAGCCAGCTCCACCATCATCGGTCGGAGCATTGGGTAGTGGTCACCGGTACCGCCGAAGTGACGGTGGGCGAGCGCACTTTCCTGCTGCACGAGAATGAATCGACCTACATCAGTGCCGGGACCGTCCACCGCCTGGCCAACCCGGGCAAGGTCCCGCTGCACTTGGTCGAGGTTCAGTGCGGCACCTATCTCGGCGAGGATGACATCGTGCGCTTCGACGACGTCTACGGACGCGCCGACCAAGGCTGA
- a CDS encoding PEPxxWA-CTERM sorting domain-containing protein, which yields MLKVNAARARITVVGLVCLAAIASAPLAVGGFGSLGSFGTQGIALPSLASAQQLMAMLDARSPGEREKGALTQTKVKQRLAFVPRERALGKTFPPKPSPMEQLVKVVVPAPPPVQIVPPIAPLVPPTTADIINPATLVASLPPVGGGTPIIGGGGGLLPPPPPTGTVPPTGEVPPGTPVSAVPEPGTWLTMLLGFGMIGTAMNRRRRQSRLATA from the coding sequence GTGCTGAAAGTTAATGCCGCAAGGGCGCGCATCACCGTCGTGGGGCTTGTCTGCCTCGCCGCGATCGCCTCCGCTCCGCTCGCCGTCGGCGGTTTCGGCAGCCTCGGAAGCTTTGGAACGCAGGGCATCGCCCTCCCCAGCCTGGCGTCAGCCCAGCAATTGATGGCGATGCTCGACGCGCGTTCGCCGGGCGAGCGTGAAAAGGGCGCGCTGACCCAGACCAAGGTCAAGCAGCGGCTCGCCTTCGTTCCGCGCGAGCGGGCGCTGGGCAAGACCTTCCCGCCCAAACCGTCGCCGATGGAGCAATTGGTCAAGGTCGTGGTGCCCGCCCCGCCGCCGGTGCAGATCGTGCCGCCGATCGCGCCGCTGGTCCCACCGACCACCGCCGACATCATCAACCCCGCCACCCTGGTCGCCAGCCTGCCCCCGGTCGGCGGCGGCACGCCGATCATCGGCGGTGGCGGCGGCCTGCTTCCCCCGCCGCCGCCGACCGGCACTGTTCCGCCCACCGGCGAAGTCCCGCCCGGAACCCCGGTGAGCGCGGTGCCCGAGCCCGGCACCTGGCTGACGATGCTGCTCGGCTTCGGCATGATCGGCACTGCCATGAACCGCCGGCGCCGGCAGTCGCGCCTGGCGACCGCCTGA
- a CDS encoding L,D-transpeptidase family protein, with the protein MRWLVLILAAAAAGGLYAAQSPLVAHSAQVTAKPVAAIAAAPIGSEDRITLTPQQRREASAEGGFRQVPLSLLRVNRRMHYGDFEWNDEGVPAGPITIRVDLRTQLLSVFRGGHEIGTAVALYGADSKETPLGSFPVLWKGKDHRSSLYDAPMPFTLRLTGDGVAIHGSNVRWGAATHGCVGVPTEFARHLFAQAKVGDVVTIVRTPSPGPKATG; encoded by the coding sequence GTGCGCTGGCTGGTCCTGATCCTTGCTGCCGCAGCCGCGGGCGGACTATATGCCGCCCAGTCGCCGCTGGTCGCCCATTCGGCGCAGGTCACGGCCAAGCCGGTGGCCGCGATCGCGGCTGCGCCGATCGGCAGCGAGGATCGCATCACCCTGACGCCCCAGCAACGCCGGGAAGCTTCGGCCGAGGGTGGCTTCAGGCAGGTCCCGCTATCGCTGCTGCGGGTGAACCGCCGCATGCATTACGGCGATTTCGAATGGAATGACGAGGGCGTCCCTGCCGGCCCGATCACCATCCGCGTCGATCTTCGCACTCAGTTGCTGAGCGTGTTTCGCGGCGGGCACGAGATCGGCACCGCGGTCGCCCTGTACGGGGCCGACAGCAAGGAAACCCCGCTCGGCAGCTTTCCGGTGCTGTGGAAGGGCAAGGACCATCGCTCCAGCCTGTACGATGCGCCGATGCCCTTCACACTTCGCCTGACCGGCGACGGGGTGGCGATTCACGGCAGTAATGTCCGGTGGGGCGCCGCGACCCACGGCTGCGTCGGCGTGCCGACCGAATTCGCGCGGCATCTGTTCGCGCAGGCCAAGGTCGGCGACGTGGTCACCATCGTCCGCACCCCCTCGCCCGGCCCGAAGGCGACCGGCTAA
- a CDS encoding CAP family protein produces MREWRRSLGKLVLLAAASPLLIGSLGPRTSFDQRLLAAHNRERSAVAVPPLQWDPELAKGAAAWAEHLSRSGKFEHSPDEPDEPQTGENIWGGTPQAYQPEAMVGLWIAEKKQFKPGTFPNNSRTGRMEDVTHYTQLIWRRTTHVGCGVGNSGAEEVMVCRYRTAGNVWGQAVS; encoded by the coding sequence ATGCGGGAATGGCGGCGTTCACTCGGCAAACTTGTGCTGCTGGCAGCGGCCAGTCCGCTGCTGATCGGCAGCCTTGGCCCGCGCACCAGCTTCGACCAGCGCCTGCTTGCTGCCCACAACCGGGAAAGAAGCGCGGTCGCGGTGCCGCCCCTGCAATGGGATCCGGAGCTGGCCAAGGGCGCCGCTGCCTGGGCCGAGCATCTCAGCCGCAGCGGCAAATTCGAGCATTCGCCCGACGAGCCCGATGAACCACAGACTGGCGAGAATATCTGGGGCGGAACGCCGCAGGCTTATCAGCCGGAAGCGATGGTCGGCTTGTGGATCGCCGAGAAAAAGCAGTTCAAGCCCGGCACCTTTCCCAACAATAGCCGCACCGGCCGGATGGAAGACGTTACCCACTACACGCAGTTGATCTGGCGCCGCACCACTCACGTCGGCTGCGGGGTCGGTAATAGTGGTGCGGAGGAAGTAATGGTGTGCCGTTACCGCACCGCTGGCAATGTTTGGGGACAAGCCGTTAGCTGA